Proteins encoded by one window of Thermus caldifontis:
- a CDS encoding DMT family transporter, with the protein MGYLYLLLAAFLWGLIGPVGRLAFEEGLSPLTVAFFRAVIAWVFFGLHALLLRQVRVEGRDALPLLLFGLVGVSLFYGSYQLAVVYGGAALASVLLYTAPAWVALLSRVVLKEPLDPTGLLAVALTLLGVGLMGAGGGSGVRVLYLALFFGLLSGFTYALYYIFGKLYLPRYATPTLFLYALPVGALGLLPWVEFLPLSPKGMGALLFLGTFSTYGAYMAYYAGLRRLPATRASVVATLEPVVANLFAYFLFREVLSLWAYLGAGLVLLAVLLTVRR; encoded by the coding sequence ATGGGCTACCTGTACCTGCTCCTGGCCGCCTTCCTTTGGGGTCTCATCGGTCCCGTAGGCCGCCTGGCCTTTGAGGAGGGGCTTTCCCCGCTCACCGTGGCCTTCTTCCGGGCGGTGATCGCCTGGGTGTTCTTCGGCCTGCATGCCCTCCTTCTGCGCCAGGTCAGGGTGGAGGGCCGGGATGCCTTACCCCTCCTTCTTTTCGGTCTGGTGGGGGTTTCCCTCTTCTACGGTTCTTACCAGCTGGCGGTGGTCTACGGGGGGGCGGCCTTGGCCTCGGTCCTCCTCTATACAGCCCCGGCCTGGGTGGCCCTCCTTTCCCGGGTGGTTCTCAAGGAACCCCTGGACCCCACGGGGCTTTTGGCGGTGGCCCTGACCCTTCTGGGGGTGGGGCTGATGGGGGCGGGAGGGGGGAGTGGGGTACGGGTTCTGTACCTGGCCCTTTTCTTCGGGCTCCTTTCCGGGTTCACCTATGCGCTTTACTACATCTTCGGCAAGCTTTACCTCCCCCGTTACGCCACCCCCACCCTCTTCCTCTACGCCCTGCCCGTGGGGGCCTTGGGGCTTTTGCCCTGGGTGGAGTTTCTGCCTCTGAGCCCAAAGGGCATGGGCGCCTTGCTGTTCTTGGGGACGTTTTCCACGTACGGGGCCTATATGGCCTACTATGCGGGTTTAAGGCGCCTTCCCGCCACTCGGGCCAGCGTGGTGGCCACCCTCGAGCCCGTGGTGGCCAACCTGTTCGCCTATTTCCTTTTCCGGGAGGTGCTCTCCCTCTGGGCTTACCTGGGAGCGGGCCTGGTGCTCCTGGCCGTGCTCCTCACGGTGCGGCGCTAG
- a CDS encoding DNA cytosine methyltransferase — MSARTLFVLFVLLLLVLFSWLNWGEVTKPTSLSLGLTRVEAPLGLVLVVALGVVSLLYLIFTIGLETAALLEVRRYARELLHYKKLAEEAEQSRYTELRRYLEEELKRLAEAEKEEIRALEARLAEILEKHGNTLAAYIGELEDQVLRRLQERGGENA, encoded by the coding sequence ATGAGCGCGCGCACCCTTTTTGTCCTCTTCGTCCTCCTTCTGCTGGTGCTCTTCTCCTGGCTCAACTGGGGGGAGGTCACCAAGCCCACCTCCTTGTCCCTGGGCCTCACCCGGGTGGAGGCTCCCTTGGGCTTGGTCCTGGTGGTGGCCTTGGGGGTGGTTTCCCTCCTCTACCTCATCTTCACCATCGGCCTGGAAACCGCGGCCCTTTTGGAGGTGAGGCGCTACGCCCGGGAGCTTCTCCACTACAAGAAGCTGGCCGAGGAAGCGGAGCAGAGCCGCTACACCGAGCTCAGGCGCTACCTGGAAGAGGAACTGAAGCGCCTGGCGGAGGCGGAGAAGGAGGAGATCCGGGCCCTCGAGGCCCGCCTGGCGGAAATCCTGGAAAAGCACGGCAACACCCTGGCCGCCTACATCGGCGAACTGGAGGACCAGGTGCTAAGGCGCCTCCAGGAGCGAGGAGGCGAAAACGCCTAA
- the rplQ gene encoding 50S ribosomal protein L17, with protein sequence MRHLKSGRKLNRHSSHRLALYRNQAKSLLTHGRITTTVPKAKELTGFVDHLIHLAKRGDLHARRLVLRDLKDVKLVRKLFDEIAPKYQNRAGGYTRVLKLAERRRGDGAPLALVELVE encoded by the coding sequence ATGCGCCACCTGAAGTCTGGAAGGAAGTTGAACCGCCACTCTTCCCACCGCCTGGCCCTATACCGGAACCAGGCCAAAAGCCTTCTCACCCATGGCCGCATCACCACCACCGTGCCCAAGGCCAAGGAGCTCACCGGGTTCGTGGACCACCTCATCCACCTGGCCAAGCGGGGCGACCTGCACGCCCGCCGCCTGGTGCTGAGGGATCTAAAGGACGTGAAGCTGGTGCGCAAGCTCTTTGATGAGATTGCTCCCAAGTACCAGAACCGGGCCGGGGGGTACACCCGGGTGCTGAAGCTGGCGGAGCGCCGGCGGGGGGATGGGGCACCCTTGGCCCTGGTGGAGCTGGTGGAGTAG
- a CDS encoding DNA-directed RNA polymerase subunit alpha translates to MLESKLKAPVFTVRTQGREYGEFVLEPLERGFGVTLGNPLRRILLSSIPGTAVTSVYIEDVLHEFSTIPGVKEDVVEIILNLKELVVRFLDPRMQTTTLILKAQGPKVVRAGDFVVPPDAEILNPDLPIATLEEGGKLYMEVRVDRGVGYVPAERHGIKDRINSIPVDAIFSPVRRVAFQVEDTRLGQRTDLDKLTLRIWTDGSVTPLEALNQAVEILREHLSYFANPQATSLPAPEPASAERGEGEEDLDLPLEELGLSTRVLHSLKEEGIESVRALLALNLKDLKNIPGIGERSLEEIREALAKKGFALKE, encoded by the coding sequence ATGTTAGAGAGCAAGCTGAAAGCCCCGGTCTTCACGGTGCGCACCCAGGGGCGGGAGTATGGGGAGTTCGTCCTGGAGCCCCTGGAGCGGGGGTTCGGCGTCACCCTGGGCAACCCCTTGAGGCGGATTCTCCTTTCCTCCATCCCCGGGACCGCGGTCACCAGCGTCTACATTGAGGATGTCCTCCACGAGTTCTCCACCATTCCGGGGGTCAAGGAGGATGTGGTGGAGATCATCCTGAACCTGAAGGAGCTGGTGGTGCGCTTCCTGGACCCCAGGATGCAGACCACCACCCTGATCCTAAAGGCCCAAGGCCCTAAGGTGGTCAGGGCGGGGGATTTTGTCGTACCCCCCGATGCGGAGATCCTGAACCCGGACCTCCCCATCGCCACCTTAGAGGAGGGGGGTAAGCTTTACATGGAGGTGCGGGTGGACCGGGGCGTGGGGTACGTGCCCGCCGAGCGCCACGGCATCAAGGACCGGATCAACTCCATCCCCGTGGACGCCATCTTTTCCCCTGTGCGCCGGGTGGCCTTCCAGGTGGAGGATACCCGGCTTGGCCAGCGCACCGACCTGGACAAGCTGACCCTTAGGATCTGGACGGACGGTTCCGTGACCCCCCTGGAGGCCCTGAACCAGGCGGTGGAGATCCTTAGGGAGCACCTTTCCTACTTCGCCAACCCCCAGGCCACCTCCCTGCCTGCCCCGGAGCCGGCTTCGGCGGAGCGAGGGGAAGGGGAGGAGGACCTGGACCTTCCTCTGGAGGAGCTTGGGCTTTCCACCCGGGTTCTCCACAGCCTTAAGGAGGAGGGGATTGAGTCGGTGCGGGCGCTTTTGGCCTTGAACCTCAAGGACCTTAAGAACATCCCCGGCATCGGGGAAAGGAGCCTCGAGGAGATCCGCGAGGCTTTGGCCAAGAAGGGCTTCGCCCTAAAGGAGTGA
- the rpsD gene encoding 30S ribosomal protein S4 has translation MGRYLGPVCRLCRREGVKLYLKGERCYSPKCAMERRPYPPGQHGQKRTRRPSDYAVRLREKQKLRRIYGISETQFRNLFEEASRKKGVTGTVFLGLLESRLDNVVYRLGFAASRRQARQMVRHGHITVNGRRVDLPAYRVKPGDEIAIAEGSRNLAFVRENLEAMKGRKVGPWLSLDVEGMKGKFLRLPDREDLALPVNEQLVVEFYSR, from the coding sequence ATGGGTCGTTACCTTGGTCCAGTTTGCCGTCTTTGCCGCCGGGAAGGAGTGAAGCTTTACCTGAAGGGGGAGCGTTGCTACAGCCCCAAGTGCGCCATGGAGCGCCGCCCCTACCCTCCGGGGCAGCACGGGCAGAAGCGCACCCGCCGGCCTTCCGACTACGCGGTGCGCCTGAGGGAGAAGCAGAAGCTCCGCCGCATCTACGGGATCTCCGAAACCCAGTTCCGCAACCTCTTTGAGGAGGCCAGCCGCAAGAAGGGGGTTACGGGTACCGTTTTCCTGGGGCTTTTGGAGTCCCGCTTGGACAATGTGGTCTACCGGCTGGGCTTTGCCGCTAGCCGCCGCCAGGCCCGGCAGATGGTGCGCCATGGGCACATCACCGTGAACGGGCGCCGGGTGGACCTTCCCGCCTACCGGGTGAAGCCGGGGGACGAGATCGCCATCGCCGAGGGCAGCCGCAACCTGGCCTTCGTCCGGGAGAACCTCGAGGCCATGAAGGGCCGCAAGGTGGGCCCCTGGCTTTCCTTGGACGTGGAGGGGATGAAGGGCAAGTTCCTGCGCCTGCCGGATCGGGAGGACCTGGCCCTGCCCGTGAACGAGCAGCTGGTGGTGGAGTTCTACTCCAGGTAG
- the rpsK gene encoding 30S ribosomal protein S11, producing MARKATKKKVKRQVASGKAYIHASYNNTIVTITDPDGNPITWSSGGVIGYKGSRKGTPYAAQLAAMDAAKKAMAYGMQSVDVIVRGTGAGREQAIRALQASGLQVKSIVDDTPVPHNGCRPKKKFRKAS from the coding sequence ATGGCCAGAAAAGCGACCAAGAAAAAAGTCAAGCGACAGGTGGCCAGTGGGAAGGCGTATATCCACGCCTCCTACAACAACACCATCGTCACCATCACCGACCCGGACGGCAACCCCATCACCTGGTCCTCGGGTGGGGTCATCGGCTACAAGGGGAGCCGCAAGGGCACCCCATATGCGGCCCAGCTTGCGGCCATGGACGCCGCCAAGAAGGCTATGGCCTACGGCATGCAGAGCGTGGACGTGATCGTGCGCGGCACCGGGGCGGGTCGGGAGCAGGCCATCCGGGCCCTCCAGGCCTCGGGTTTGCAGGTGAAGTCCATCGTGGACGACACCCCTGTGCCCCATAACGGCTGCCGGCCTAAGAAAAAGTTCCGCAAGGCTTCGTAA
- the rpsM gene encoding 30S ribosomal protein S13, whose translation MARIAGVEIPRNKRVDVALTYIYGVGPARAKEALEKTGINPATRVKDLTEAEVVRLREYVENTWKLEGELRAEVAANIKRLMDIGCYRGLRHRRGLPVRGQRTRTNARTRKGPRKTVAGKKKAPRK comes from the coding sequence GTGGCGAGGATTGCAGGCGTGGAGATTCCCAGGAACAAGCGGGTGGATGTGGCCCTCACCTACATCTACGGGGTGGGGCCGGCCCGGGCCAAGGAGGCCTTGGAGAAGACGGGGATCAACCCGGCGACCCGGGTAAAGGACCTCACCGAGGCGGAGGTGGTGCGCCTTCGGGAGTACGTGGAGAACACCTGGAAGCTGGAGGGTGAGCTCAGGGCGGAGGTGGCCGCCAACATCAAGCGCCTCATGGACATCGGTTGCTACCGGGGCCTCCGCCACCGCCGCGGATTGCCGGTGAGGGGGCAGCGCACCCGTACCAATGCCCGTACCCGCAAGGGTCCCCGCAAGACGGTGGCGGGTAAGAAGAAGGCGCCTAGGAAGTAG
- the rpmJ gene encoding 50S ribosomal protein L36: MKVRASVKKMCEKCKVVRRHGRVYVICENPKHKQRQG, translated from the coding sequence ATGAAGGTACGGGCATCGGTGAAAAAGATGTGCGAGAAGTGCAAGGTGGTGCGCCGGCACGGTCGGGTGTACGTGATCTGCGAAAACCCGAAGCACAAGCAGCGGCAAGGGTAA
- the infA gene encoding translation initiation factor IF-1 codes for MAKEKDTIRAEGVVTEALPNTTFRVKLDSGPEILAYISGKMRMHYIRILPGDRVVVEITPYDPTRGRIVYRK; via the coding sequence ATGGCGAAGGAGAAGGACACCATTCGGGCAGAGGGCGTGGTTACCGAGGCCTTGCCCAACACCACGTTTCGGGTGAAGCTGGACTCGGGACCCGAGATCCTGGCCTACATCTCGGGCAAGATGCGCATGCACTACATCCGCATCCTGCCTGGGGACCGGGTGGTGGTGGAGATTACCCCCTACGACCCCACGCGGGGCCGCATCGTGTACAGGAAGTAG
- the map gene encoding type I methionyl aminopeptidase, producing MAIKLKSPWEIERMREAGALLTEVVEEVGRHVEPGITTKELDRIAYEAIRKRKAKPAFLGLYGFPATLCTSVNEVVVHGIPSEEPLKEGDILSVDVGLLYGGFAADMARTFPVGKVSPEAERLIRDTEAAFWEGFKYLRPGYRIGDVAHAVQTFLESRGYGVVREFVGHGVGREIHEDPQLPNFGKPGTGPKIRPGMTLALEPMVTLRPASVVILEDGWTASAGAGNLAAHYENTVLVTEEGPELLTGVALVRAQ from the coding sequence ATGGCCATCAAGCTGAAGAGTCCATGGGAGATTGAGCGCATGCGGGAGGCGGGGGCCCTCCTCACCGAGGTGGTGGAGGAGGTGGGGCGGCACGTGGAGCCCGGCATCACCACCAAGGAGCTGGACCGGATCGCCTACGAGGCCATAAGGAAGCGCAAGGCCAAGCCGGCCTTCCTGGGTCTTTATGGGTTTCCCGCCACCCTGTGCACCTCGGTGAACGAGGTGGTGGTTCACGGCATTCCCTCGGAGGAGCCCCTAAAGGAAGGGGATATCCTTTCCGTGGATGTGGGCCTCCTCTACGGGGGGTTTGCCGCGGACATGGCCCGTACCTTTCCCGTGGGCAAGGTTTCCCCGGAGGCGGAAAGGCTCATAAGGGACACGGAGGCTGCCTTCTGGGAGGGGTTTAAGTACCTTAGGCCCGGCTACCGCATCGGGGATGTGGCCCATGCGGTGCAGACTTTTCTGGAAAGCCGTGGGTACGGGGTGGTGCGGGAGTTCGTGGGGCACGGGGTGGGGCGGGAGATCCATGAGGATCCCCAGCTGCCCAACTTCGGCAAGCCGGGAACGGGACCTAAGATCCGGCCCGGTATGACCCTGGCCCTCGAGCCCATGGTCACCTTGCGCCCAGCTTCTGTGGTAATATTGGAAGATGGCTGGACGGCGAGCGCCGGAGCGGGCAACCTCGCCGCCCACTACGAGAACACCGTCTTGGTGACGGAAGAGGGCCCGGAGCTTCTCACCGGGGTTGCCCTGGTGCGGGCGCAGTAG
- a CDS encoding adenylate kinase, with translation MGEAVIFLGPPGAGKGTQAARLAEELGFKKLSTGDILRDHVARGTPLGQQVKPIMDRGDLVPDELILALIREELAERVILDGFPRTLAQAEALDQLLRETGTRLLGVVLVEVPEEELIARMLKRAELQGRSDDNEETIRHRLRVYREKTEPLVQYYEKTGALRRVDGLGTPDEVYARIRASLGI, from the coding sequence ATGGGGGAAGCGGTGATCTTCTTGGGGCCGCCGGGTGCGGGAAAGGGTACCCAGGCGGCCAGGTTGGCGGAGGAACTGGGCTTCAAAAAGCTTTCCACCGGGGACATCCTGCGGGACCATGTGGCCCGGGGCACGCCCTTGGGGCAACAGGTGAAGCCCATCATGGACCGGGGGGACCTGGTGCCCGATGAGCTCATCCTGGCCCTCATTCGGGAGGAGTTGGCCGAGCGGGTGATCCTGGATGGTTTTCCCCGCACCCTGGCCCAGGCGGAAGCTTTGGACCAACTCCTCCGGGAAACGGGAACCCGGCTCCTTGGGGTGGTGCTGGTGGAGGTGCCGGAGGAGGAGCTCATCGCCCGGATGCTCAAGCGGGCGGAGCTTCAGGGGCGTTCGGACGATAACGAGGAGACCATCCGGCACCGTCTCCGGGTATACCGGGAGAAGACCGAGCCTCTGGTGCAGTATTATGAGAAAACGGGCGCTTTGAGGCGGGTGGATGGCCTGGGTACCCCTGATGAGGTCTACGCCCGCATCCGGGCTTCCTTAGGAATCTGA
- the secY gene encoding preprotein translocase subunit SecY translates to MLKAFRSALAIPELRQRILFTLLVLAAYRLGAFIPTPGVDLDKIQEFLRTTQGGVFGIINLFSGGNFERFSIFALGIMPYITAAIIMQLLVNVVPALEKLSKEGEEGRRIINQYTRIGGIALGAFQGFFLATAFLGAEGGRFLLPGWSPGPFFWLVVVVTQVAGIALLLWMAERITEYGIGNGTSMIIFAGIVVDWLPQLFRTAGLIRTGEVNLVAFLFFLAFIVLAFAGMAAVQQAERRIPVQYARKVVGRRVYGGQATYIPIKLNAAGVIPIVFAAAILQIPIFLTAPFQDNQVLQAIANFFNPTRISGLLIEVVLIVLFTYVYTAVQFDPKRIAESLREYGGFIPGIRPGEPTVKFLEHIVSRLTLWGALFLGLVAALPQIIQNLTGVRSIAFSGIGLLIVVGVALDTLRQIESQLMLRNYEGFLSKGRIRGRTR, encoded by the coding sequence ATGCTTAAGGCCTTCCGGAGCGCCCTGGCCATTCCCGAACTGCGCCAGCGGATCCTCTTCACCCTGCTGGTGTTGGCCGCCTACCGCCTGGGGGCCTTTATCCCCACCCCGGGGGTGGACCTGGACAAGATCCAGGAGTTCCTGCGCACCACCCAGGGGGGGGTTTTCGGCATCATCAACCTCTTTTCGGGCGGAAACTTTGAACGCTTCTCCATCTTCGCCTTGGGGATCATGCCCTATATCACCGCGGCCATCATCATGCAGCTTTTGGTGAACGTGGTCCCCGCCCTGGAGAAGCTTTCCAAGGAGGGTGAGGAGGGCCGCCGTATCATCAACCAGTACACGCGGATCGGCGGCATCGCTCTGGGGGCTTTCCAGGGATTCTTTCTGGCCACCGCCTTCCTGGGGGCGGAGGGCGGGCGCTTCCTCCTTCCGGGCTGGTCCCCCGGTCCCTTTTTCTGGCTGGTGGTGGTGGTCACCCAGGTGGCGGGCATCGCCCTTCTCCTTTGGATGGCGGAGCGCATCACCGAGTACGGCATCGGCAACGGCACCAGCATGATCATCTTTGCCGGGATCGTGGTGGACTGGCTGCCGCAGCTTTTCCGCACTGCAGGCCTCATCCGCACCGGGGAGGTGAACCTGGTGGCCTTCCTCTTCTTCCTGGCCTTTATCGTCTTGGCCTTTGCCGGGATGGCGGCGGTGCAACAGGCGGAAAGGCGCATCCCTGTCCAGTACGCCAGGAAGGTGGTGGGCAGAAGGGTCTATGGGGGGCAGGCCACCTACATCCCCATCAAGCTGAACGCCGCTGGCGTCATCCCCATCGTGTTCGCCGCAGCCATCTTGCAGATCCCCATCTTCCTCACCGCGCCCTTCCAGGACAACCAGGTTCTCCAGGCCATCGCCAACTTCTTCAACCCCACCCGGATCTCCGGCCTCCTCATCGAGGTGGTGCTCATCGTCCTTTTCACCTACGTCTACACCGCGGTCCAGTTTGACCCCAAGCGGATTGCGGAAAGCCTCCGGGAGTACGGGGGCTTCATCCCGGGCATCCGTCCTGGGGAGCCCACGGTGAAGTTCCTGGAGCACATCGTTTCCCGCTTGACCCTCTGGGGGGCTCTTTTCCTGGGCCTGGTGGCGGCGTTGCCCCAGATCATCCAGAACCTCACCGGGGTGAGGAGCATCGCCTTTTCCGGCATCGGCCTTCTCATCGTGGTGGGCGTGGCCCTGGATACCCTTAGGCAGATTGAGAGCCAGCTGATGCTGAGGAACTACGAGGGGTTCCTTTCCAAGGGCCGCATCCGCGGCCGCACGCGCTAG
- the rplO gene encoding 50S ribosomal protein L15 codes for MRLTDLKPNPGANKRRKRVGRGPGSGHGKTATRGHKGQKSRSGGLKDPRRFEGGRSTTLMRLPKRGMQGQVPGEIKRPRYQGVNLRDLARFEGEVTPEMLVQAGILKKGYRLKVLGEGEAKPLKVVAHAFSKTALEKLKAAGGEAVLLAPLPEGQTPKEA; via the coding sequence ATGAGGCTCACCGATCTAAAACCCAATCCTGGTGCCAACAAGAGGCGGAAGCGGGTGGGGCGGGGCCCTGGCTCCGGCCATGGCAAGACGGCCACCCGGGGCCACAAGGGGCAGAAGTCCCGCTCCGGCGGCCTCAAGGACCCGCGCCGCTTTGAGGGGGGGCGCTCCACCACCCTGATGCGCCTGCCCAAGCGGGGGATGCAGGGCCAGGTGCCCGGGGAGATCAAGAGGCCCAGGTACCAGGGGGTGAACCTGAGGGACCTGGCCCGCTTCGAGGGGGAGGTGACCCCCGAGATGCTGGTCCAGGCCGGGATTCTGAAGAAAGGGTATAGGCTAAAGGTGCTGGGGGAGGGGGAGGCGAAGCCCCTTAAGGTGGTGGCCCACGCCTTTTCCAAAACCGCCCTGGAGAAGCTAAAGGCTGCAGGCGGCGAGGCCGTCCTACTGGCCCCCTTGCCTGAAGGGCAAACCCCTAAGGAGGCTTAG
- the rpmD gene encoding 50S ribosomal protein L30, which yields MAKLKVKLVKSPIGYPKDQKAALKALGLTKLHKEKVFEDHPAIRGNIKKVAHLVRVEVLE from the coding sequence ATGGCCAAGCTTAAGGTCAAGCTGGTGAAAAGCCCCATTGGGTATCCCAAGGACCAGAAGGCGGCCTTGAAGGCCCTGGGGCTGACCAAGCTCCACAAGGAAAAGGTCTTTGAAGACCATCCCGCCATACGGGGGAACATCAAGAAGGTGGCCCACCTGGTGCGGGTGGAGGTGCTGGAATGA
- the rpsE gene encoding 30S ribosomal protein S5 encodes MPETDFEEKMILVRRTAKTYQGGRRFRFGALVVVGDRQGRVGLGLGKAKEVPLAVQKAGYYARRNMVEVPIQNGTIPHEIEVEYGASKILLKPAAPGTGVIAGAVPRAILELAGITDILTKELGSRNPINIAYATMEALRQLKTKQDVERLRKGGEE; translated from the coding sequence ATGCCCGAGACCGATTTTGAAGAGAAGATGATCCTGGTGCGGCGCACCGCTAAGACCTACCAGGGTGGCCGCCGCTTCCGCTTCGGAGCCTTGGTGGTGGTGGGGGATCGGCAGGGCCGGGTGGGCCTGGGCCTGGGTAAGGCCAAGGAGGTGCCCCTTGCGGTGCAGAAGGCGGGGTACTACGCCCGCCGCAACATGGTGGAGGTGCCCATCCAAAACGGCACCATTCCCCATGAGATTGAGGTGGAGTACGGAGCTTCCAAGATCCTCCTGAAGCCGGCAGCCCCGGGCACGGGGGTGATCGCGGGGGCGGTTCCCCGGGCCATCCTCGAGCTTGCCGGGATCACGGATATCCTCACCAAGGAGCTGGGGAGCCGTAACCCCATCAACATCGCTTACGCCACCATGGAGGCCCTCAGGCAGCTTAAGACCAAGCAGGATGTGGAGCGCCTGCGGAAAGGCGGTGAGGAGTGA
- the rplR gene encoding 50S ribosomal protein L18, translating into MARLTAYERRKFRVRNRVKRAGRLRLSVFRSLNHIYAQIIDDEKGHTLVAESSLALKLKGNKTEVARQVGRALAEKAKALGITKVAFDRGPYKYHGRVKALAEGAREGGLEF; encoded by the coding sequence ATGGCACGGCTTACCGCATACGAACGCCGCAAGTTCCGGGTGCGCAACCGCGTCAAGCGCGCGGGCCGGCTCCGCTTATCCGTCTTCCGGAGCCTCAACCACATCTACGCCCAGATCATTGACGACGAGAAGGGCCATACCCTGGTGGCCGAGTCCAGCCTGGCCTTGAAGCTTAAGGGCAACAAGACGGAGGTGGCCCGGCAGGTGGGCCGGGCCCTGGCGGAGAAGGCCAAGGCCCTGGGGATCACCAAGGTGGCCTTTGACCGCGGTCCCTACAAGTACCACGGCCGGGTAAAGGCCTTGGCGGAAGGGGCCAGAGAAGGGGGCCTGGAGTTCTAG
- the rplF gene encoding 50S ribosomal protein L6 encodes MSRIGRLPIPLPKGVTLEVAPGLVKVKGPKGELSVPISPEMRVVVEEGLVRVERPSDERRHKSLHGLTRTLIANAIKGVSEGYVKELLIKGIGYRARLAGRAVELTVGFSHPVVVEPPEGVTFEVPEPTKIRVLGIDKQKVGQVAANLRAIKKPSAYHEKGIYYAGEPVRLKPGKAGAKK; translated from the coding sequence ATGTCTAGGATTGGCCGGCTTCCCATTCCCTTGCCCAAGGGGGTCACCCTGGAGGTGGCTCCGGGGCTCGTTAAGGTCAAAGGCCCCAAGGGCGAGCTTTCCGTGCCCATCTCCCCGGAGATGCGGGTGGTGGTGGAGGAGGGGCTGGTGCGGGTGGAAAGGCCCTCGGATGAAAGGCGGCACAAGAGCCTCCACGGCCTAACCCGAACCCTCATCGCCAACGCCATCAAAGGGGTTTCCGAGGGGTACGTGAAGGAGCTCCTCATCAAGGGCATCGGTTACCGGGCCCGGCTTGCGGGTCGGGCGGTGGAGCTCACCGTGGGCTTCAGCCACCCCGTGGTGGTGGAGCCGCCGGAGGGGGTGACCTTTGAGGTCCCCGAACCCACCAAGATTCGCGTTCTGGGCATAGACAAGCAGAAGGTGGGGCAGGTGGCCGCCAACCTCCGCGCCATCAAGAAGCCCAGCGCCTACCATGAGAAGGGCATCTACTACGCGGGCGAGCCCGTCCGCCTTAAGCCCGGCAAGGCCGGGGCCAAGAAGTAG
- the rpsH gene encoding 30S ribosomal protein S8 encodes MLTDPIADMLTRIRNATRVYKESTEVPASRFKEEILKILKREGFIKGYERVEVDGKPVLRIYLKYGPRRQGLDPRPEQVINHIRRISRPGRRVYVGVKEIPRVRRGLGIAILSTPKGVLTDREARRLGVGGELICEVW; translated from the coding sequence ATGTTGACGGACCCCATTGCCGACATGCTGACCCGGATTCGGAACGCCACCCGGGTCTACAAGGAGAGCACCGAGGTACCCGCCTCCCGTTTCAAGGAGGAGATCCTCAAGATCCTGAAGCGGGAGGGCTTCATCAAGGGGTACGAGCGGGTGGAGGTGGACGGTAAACCCGTCCTGCGCATCTACCTCAAGTACGGGCCAAGGCGCCAGGGGTTGGATCCCCGGCCCGAACAGGTCATCAACCATATCCGCCGCATCAGCCGTCCTGGGCGGCGGGTCTATGTGGGGGTCAAGGAGATCCCCCGGGTGCGCCGCGGCCTGGGGATTGCCATCCTGTCCACGCCCAAGGGGGTTCTCACCGATCGGGAGGCCCGGCGGTTGGGCGTGGGTGGGGAGCTCATCTGTGAGGTGTGGTGA
- a CDS encoding type Z 30S ribosomal protein S14, with protein sequence MARKALIEKAKRTPKFKVRAYTRCVRCGRARSVYRYFGLCRLCLRELAHKGQLPGVKKASW encoded by the coding sequence ATGGCGAGAAAAGCGTTGATCGAAAAGGCCAAGCGTACCCCCAAGTTCAAGGTGCGGGCCTACACCCGTTGCGTGCGCTGCGGGAGGGCCAGGAGCGTCTACCGCTACTTTGGGCTCTGCCGGCTTTGCCTGCGGGAGCTTGCCCACAAGGGCCAGCTTCCCGGGGTGAAGAAGGCCAGCTGGTAG